TTGTGGAATGACAGATAAACAAGATCTAAAACAACAGGTTGAAAGCATTTGTCCCTTGAGCGATGAAGAGTGGCAGACATTTGCTGCACGGCTAAACTACAGGGAGATCAAAAAAGGAGATTACGTTTTATACCAGGACCGGGTTTGTGATTTCGTGGCATTTGTTCAATCGGGAGCTTTTGTTTATTTCCGCTCTTTGGAAAATGGAACGGAGTATACCACTGATTTCGGTTTCAACGGTGAATGGATTGGAGATATGTATAGCCGGCTGAATGGCATCCCTTCTTTTCTCAACATTAAGGCATTGGAAGATTCGGCGATACATATTTTATATCAAAAGGACCTGGATGAATTACTTATTGCTATCCCAGCATTGGAAAAGCTGCTCCGGATTCTGGTTGAAAGAGCTTTTTTGAAGATCGTCCGACAAAGCCTGCACTTTCAGATAGTTGATGCCAAAGAACGTTACCTGAAATTGATGGAAGAATCGCCGGAAATTTTGCAAAGAGTCCCCTTGTACCATATTGCCAACTATCTGGGTATCGCTCCCAAATCGCTGAGTAGGATCAGAAAAAATACGGTTAAAGAAAGACAGCCCTGACGAAACGGTATTTAACGCTTTAAAAAAATAGATCAGTCCGGGTAAATCCTGGGTCAAATACCCATGTATGCTTTGTAATCAAGGCATACAGGCTTAAAATAACTAGAACTTATTTCATAAATGCCATTTAGATTTTTGAGATCTTTATAGCTTGTCAAGACGGGGAAATTTAACTGATGACCAATGTGCTATAATACAGCCACTAATTCCAGAAGTGGTATCA
This Chitinophaga sancti DNA region includes the following protein-coding sequences:
- a CDS encoding Crp/Fnr family transcriptional regulator, producing MTDKQDLKQQVESICPLSDEEWQTFAARLNYREIKKGDYVLYQDRVCDFVAFVQSGAFVYFRSLENGTEYTTDFGFNGEWIGDMYSRLNGIPSFLNIKALEDSAIHILYQKDLDELLIAIPALEKLLRILVERAFLKIVRQSLHFQIVDAKERYLKLMEESPEILQRVPLYHIANYLGIAPKSLSRIRKNTVKERQP